In the genome of Triticum urartu cultivar G1812 chromosome 5, Tu2.1, whole genome shotgun sequence, one region contains:
- the LOC125510125 gene encoding transcription initiation factor IIB: MSDTFCPDCKKHTEVAFDHSAGDTVCTECGLVLEAHSVDETSEWRTFANESNDNDPVRVGGPSNPLLTDGGLSTVIAKPNGAHGDFLSSSLGRWQNRGSNPDRSLILAFRTIANMADRLGLVATIKDRANEIYKKVEDLKSIRGRNQDAILAACLYIACRQEDRPRTVKEICSVANGATKKEIGRAKEFIVKQLEVEMGQSMEMGTIHAGDFLRRFCSTLGMNNTAVKAAQEAVQRSEELDIRRSPISIAAAVIYMITQLSEDKKPLKDISLATGVAEGTIRNSYKDLHPYAARLIPNSYAKEEDLKNLCTP; encoded by the exons ATGAGCGACACGTTCTGCCCGGACTGCAAGAAGCACACGGAGGTGGCCTTCGACCACTCGGCGGGGGACACGGTGTGCACCGAGTGCGGCCTCGTCCTCGAGGCGCACTCCGTCGACGAGACCTCCGAGTGGCGCACCTTCGCCAACGAGTCCAACGACAACGACCCCGTCCGCGTCGGCGGGCCCTCCAACCCGCTCCTCACCGACGGCGGCCTCTCCACCGTCATCGCCAAGCCCAACGGCGCCCACGGCGacttcctctcctcctccctcggccGCTGGCAGAACCGCGGCTCCAACCCCGACCGCTCCCTCATCCTCGCCTTCCGCACCATCGCAAACATGGCCGACAG GTTGGGTCTTGTGGCTACTATTAAG GACCGGGCCAATGAAATCTATAAGAAGGTGGAAGATCTCAAGTCTATCAGGGGAAGAAATCAAGATGCTATATTAGCTGCTTGTCTGTATATTGCTTGTAGACAAGAAGATCGTCCTAGGACTGTAAAAG AAATTTGCTCAGTTGCCAATGGAGCAACAAAGAAAGAGATTGGTCGAGCAAAAGAGTTCATAGTGAAACAACTGGAAGTTGAAATGGGCCAATCTATGGAGATGGGAACCATCCATGCTGGAGATTTCCTG AGGCGTTTCTGTTCAACTCTTGGGATGAACAATACTGCTGTTAAAGCAGCTCAGGAGGCAGTTCAGCGCTCAGAGGAGCTTGATATAAG GAGGAGTCCTATTTCAATAGCGGCTGCTGTCATTTATATGATAACCCAGCTTTCAGAGGACAAAAAGCCGCTTAAAG ATATCTCCTTGGCCACCGGAGTGGCAGAAGGCACCATCAGGAATTCGTACAAGGACTTGCACCCCTACGCCGCGAGGCTCATCCCGAACTCGTACGCCAAGGAGGAAGACCTGAAGAACCTGTGCACACCATAG
- the LOC125507237 gene encoding putative serpin-Z8, with product MADLAARLIKRLADANRDRNLVFSPISIYAVLALLAAGAGGKTLEEILGVLGARSRLELEDSVARLLDGSSNPDGGGPSVAFACGVWSDLTRPLKPAFRDAVVGKYNAEARSVDFRNDPEQAVQQIDAWAAAATGNLIQSAVPPGAVHRGTDLVLANAIYFRGKWDLPFYESSTKNRPFYRLDGTAVDVPFMSNYDRHFIAEHDGFKVLQLHYKRSSWYPRSQNHGMSMCIFLPDARDGLASLLDKITSASPAGFLREHLPKRTVSVGEFWVPKFELSFQSNLVGVLNDLGLRLPFTQDADLSEMLQEQDGSGSGLPFLVQDVFQKAVIQVNEEGTKAAAVTMSCFWNPSAAPPILQRQVDFVADHPFAYFIVEEASHAVLFAGHVVDPGNGAAAAIPSPAPFQERATTKREPENEVMNEHTGYAPVYYVPKPVSPVCDPVSPVYNPTSPIQPCSLQSATAGVQASPPECKNLSPCSPEEAATGEEEVPSEKTDCTARLDYLSDLKQGFQLFVSDRTISDQVAAGNQAIIYAPVTAKAIRKAFRQAMPREQTSIFLLCQLGRSLSDLPDHSFLPSLISSVSLLYKLPQLRELENDHIGRV from the exons ATGGCCGATCTCGCCGCCCGCCTCATCAAGCGACTCGCGGACGCCAACAGAGACCGCAACCTGGTCTTCTCGCCGATCTCCATCTACGCCGTCCTGGCGCTCCTGGCCGCCGGCGCCGGTGGGAAGACCCTGGAGGAGATCCTCGGCGTCCTAGGCGCGCGGTCCCGCCTCGAGCTAGAGGACTCGGTGGCGCGTCTCCTGGACGGATCGTCGAATCCCGACGGCGGCGGGCCGAGCGTGGCGTTCGCGTGCGGCGTCTGGAGCGACCTGACGCGGCCGCTGAAGCCGGCCTTCCGTGACGCCGTCGTCGGCAA GTACAATGCCGAGGCCAGGTCCGTCGACTTCCGCAACGACCCAGAGCAAGCGGTGCAGCAGATCGACGCGTGGGCCGCAGCGGCCACGGGGAACCTCATCCAGTCCGCCGTCCCTCCGGGAGCCGTGCACCGGGGCACGGACCTGGTGCTGGCCAACGCCATCTACTTCAGGGGCAAGTGGGACCTGCCGTTCTACGAGAGCTCGACCAAGAACAGGCCCTTCTACCGGCTCGACGGCACCGCCGTCGACGTCCCCTTCATGTCCAACTACGACCGTCACTTCATCGCCGAGCACGACGGGTTCAAGGTGCTCCAGCTGCACTACAAGAGAAGTTCATGGTACCCTCGTAGTCAGAACCACGGCATGTCCATGTGCATCTTCCTCCCGGACGCGCGCGACGGCCTGGCGAGCCTGCTGGACAAGATCACGTCGGCGTCCCCGGCAGGATTCCTGCGCGAGCACCTGCCGAAGAGGACGGTCTCGGTCGGCGAGTTCTGGGTGCCCAAGTTTGAGCTCTCCTTCCAGAGCAACCTCGTCGGCGTCCTCAACGACCTGGGGCTCCGGCTGCCCTTCACCCAGGATGCGGACCTCTCCGAGATGCTGCAAGAGCAGGACGGCTCCGGCTCCGGCTTGCCGTTCCTCGTGCAGGACGTCTTCCAGAAGGCCGTCATCCAGGTGAACGAGGAAGGAACCAAAGCCGCCGCCGTCACCATGTCATGTTTCTGGAATCCGTCAGCAGCCCCTCCTATCTTGCAACGACAGGTGGATTTCGTGGCCGATCACCCGTTCGCCTACTTCATAGTGGAGGAGGCGTCGCACGCCGTGCTCTTCGCGGGGCACGTCGTCgaccccggcaacggcgccgcGGCGGCGATCCCGTCCCCCGCCCCGTTCCAGGAGCGCGCCACCACCAAAAGAGAACCTGAAAACGAGGTGATGAACGAGCATACGGGTTATGCTCCCGTGTATTATGTTCCCAAACCCGTGTCGCCGGTATGCGATCCAGTATCGCCGGTATACAACCCAACGTCGCCG ATACAGCCCTGTAGCTTACAGTCCGCAACCGCCGGCGTACAAGCATCACCGCCAGAGTGCAAGAACCTCTCCCCATGCAGTCCAGAGGAAGCCGCGACGGGGGAAGAGGAAGTGCCCTCGGAGAAAACAGA CTGCACTGCACGCTTGGACTACTTGTCTGATCTCAAACAAGGGTTTCAACTCTTCGTTTCGGATCGTACAATCTCCGACCAAGTTGCAGCCGGAAACCAGGCAATCATCTATGCGCCGGTCACCGCCAAAGCCATTAGAAAAGCTTTCCGGCAGGCAATGCCGAGAGAGCAGACATCGATCTTCCTCCTGTGCCAGCTCGGCCGATCTTTAAGCGACCTGCCTGACCATAGTTTCTTACCATCTTTGATCAGCTCGGTGTCTCTGCTATATAAGCTCCCCCAGCTCAGGGAGTTAGAAAATGACCACATCGGTCGTGTATAA
- the LOC125510124 gene encoding ER lumen protein-retaining receptor erd-2.2-like → MRASKRPLGVVMAWVRRQPPKVKAFLAVVTGMAALVFIRFIVHDHDNLFVAAEAVHALGIAVLIYKLTKERTCAGLSLKTQDLTALFLAVRLYCSFVMEYDIHTVLDTATLVATLFVIYMIRFKLRSTYMVDKDNFALYYVVIPCAVLALVVHPSTSHNIANRFSWAFCVYLEAVSVLPQLRLMQNTKIVEPFTAHYVFALGVARFLSCAHWVLQVLDSRGRLLTALGYGLWPSMVLLSEIVQTFILADFCYYYVKSLVGGQLVLRLPSGVV, encoded by the exons ATGAGGGCGTCGAAGCGGCCGCTCGGCGTGGTGATGGCGTGGGTGCGCCGGCAGCCGCCCAAGGTCAAGGCCTTCCTCGCCGTGGTCACCGGCATGGCCGCGCTCGTCTTCATCCGCTTCATCGTCCACGACCACGACAACCTTTTCGTCGCCGCCGAGGCCGTGCACGCGCTCGGCATCGCCGTGCTCATCTACAAGCTCACCAAGGAGAGGACCTGCGCCG GACTATCCCTTAAGACTCAGGATTTAACTGCATTGTTTCTAGCTGTTAGACTATACTGCAGCTTTGTCATGGAATATGACATCCATACAGTGTTGGATACTGCTACACTTGTGGCTACACTTTTTGTTATTTACATGATTCGGTTCAAACTTAGGTCAACTTATATGGTGGACAAGGACAACTTTGCATTGTACTATGTG GTGATACCTTGTGCTGTGTTGGCACTAGTTGTTCATCCTTCAACGTCTCACAACATCGCAAACCGGTTTAGCTGGGCGTTCTGTGTTTACCTGGAAGCTGTCTCAGTGCTGCCGCAACTGCGTTTGATGCAAAATACCAAG ATTGTGGAACCGTTCACAGCTCACTATGTGTTTGCGCTGGGGGTTGCGAGGTTTCTTAGCTGTGcccactgggttctccag GTTCTGGACTCCCGTGGGCGTCTGTTGACTGCGCTGGGCTACGGGCTGTGGCCATCCATGGTTCTCCTGTCAGAAATCGTGCAGACCTTCATCCTCGCGGATTTCTGCTACTACTATGTGAAGAG CCTGGTCGGCGGGCAGCTGGTGCTACGGCTACCCTCCGGGGTGGTGTAG
- the LOC125510128 gene encoding uncharacterized protein LOC125510128, producing the protein MPPAACATPAAARPPLPVSRRCPLQPRDGNAAASLSLGGAVLAKSKAKAPAAAASPPSVRSYAARVDAESRAAAVAIEKKVSLAEELEKVRERRGRVMAELIRLIEMQ; encoded by the coding sequence ATGCCCCCCGCCGCCTGCGCCACGCCGGCGGCCGCGCGCCCGCCGCTCCCCGTCTCGCGCCGCTGCCCCCTGCAGCCGAGGGACGGCAACGCGGCGGCCTCCCTGTCCTTGGGCGGCGCCGTCCTTGCCAAATCGAAGGCGAAGGCACCGGCGGCTGCCGCGTCGCCGCCGTCGGTGAGGTCGTATGCTGCCAGGGTTGACGCGGAGagcagggcggcggcggtggcgattGAGAAGAAGGTGTCGCTGGCAGAGGAGCTGGAGAAGGTGCGGGAGCGGCGGGGACGGGTGATGGCGGAGCTGATACGCCTCATCGAGATGCAGTAG